A single region of the Polyangiaceae bacterium genome encodes:
- a CDS encoding LysR family transcriptional regulator, translating into MDWTPVGFDWNRARAFLVTAEEGSFSAAARALGQAQPTLGRQIAALEQELGVSLFQRVGNALELTPTGLELLEHVRTMSEAAGRISLSAAGKSMDIDGVVTLAASEAISAYLLPPIVKALRAAHPGIEVEIVASNATTDLRRREADIALRNFRPTDPELFAKKLKDHRAWLYATPEYLASIGNPKSLAALSARAEVLAFDRKKTFQDALNGIGFSFGAESFPIRTENHLVQWELAKSGAGLCVMMEEVGDREPKVRRVLPKKAPCFPFPSWLTSHRELATSRRIRVVYDFVASAFVAL; encoded by the coding sequence ATGGACTGGACCCCCGTGGGCTTCGACTGGAATCGCGCTCGAGCTTTCTTGGTGACCGCGGAAGAGGGCTCCTTCTCTGCGGCGGCGCGGGCTCTTGGGCAGGCGCAGCCCACGCTGGGCCGCCAGATCGCAGCGCTGGAGCAGGAGCTCGGCGTGAGCTTGTTCCAGCGCGTGGGCAATGCCCTCGAGCTCACCCCGACGGGGCTCGAGCTCTTGGAGCACGTGCGCACCATGAGCGAGGCGGCGGGTCGCATCTCGCTTTCCGCAGCCGGCAAGTCGATGGACATCGACGGCGTCGTCACCTTGGCGGCGAGCGAAGCGATCTCCGCCTACCTGTTGCCGCCCATCGTGAAGGCCCTCCGCGCGGCGCATCCCGGCATCGAGGTGGAGATCGTCGCCTCCAACGCCACCACTGATCTGCGGCGTCGGGAGGCGGACATCGCCCTCCGGAACTTCCGCCCCACGGATCCGGAGCTCTTCGCCAAGAAGCTCAAGGACCACCGCGCGTGGCTGTACGCCACGCCGGAGTACTTGGCCAGCATCGGCAATCCGAAGAGCCTCGCGGCGCTGTCGGCCCGCGCCGAGGTGCTGGCCTTCGATCGCAAGAAGACGTTCCAGGACGCCCTCAACGGCATCGGCTTCTCCTTTGGCGCGGAGAGCTTTCCGATCCGCACCGAGAATCACCTGGTGCAGTGGGAGCTGGCCAAGAGCGGCGCCGGCCTGTGCGTCATGATGGAAGAGGTCGGCGACCGCGAGCCGAAGGTACGCCGCGTTCTGCCGAAAAAGGCGCCGTGCTTCCCGTTTCCGAGCTGGCTCACGAGTCACCGCGAGCTCGCCACCAGCCGCAGGATCCGCGTCGTCTACGACTTCGTCGCGAGCGCCTTCGTCGCGCTGTGA
- a CDS encoding methyltransferase domain-containing protein: MSWFVATIYDRFMAESERACLAAWRHALLGELTGSVIEIGAGTGRNLDHYPLGLERLVLAEPDRHMRSRLRALSTEHEHPAEVIAAPAQALPVDSESFDVVVCTLVLCSVADVDATLAEARRVLKPGGRFVFIEHVAAEGGSRLAWQRRVEPVWKRIADGCHLTRRTGESLERAGFELSDVKRESMRKALSIVRPTLRGVARKKP; encoded by the coding sequence GTGTCCTGGTTCGTCGCCACCATCTACGACCGCTTCATGGCGGAGAGTGAACGCGCCTGTTTGGCCGCCTGGCGTCACGCGCTGCTCGGAGAGTTGACCGGCAGCGTGATCGAGATTGGCGCCGGCACCGGGCGCAATCTGGATCACTACCCGCTGGGGCTCGAGCGGCTGGTGCTCGCCGAGCCGGATCGCCACATGCGTTCGCGCCTGCGGGCGCTGTCCACGGAGCACGAGCACCCCGCGGAGGTGATCGCCGCGCCGGCCCAGGCGCTGCCGGTCGACAGCGAGAGCTTCGACGTCGTGGTGTGCACCTTGGTGCTGTGCTCCGTCGCGGACGTGGACGCCACCCTGGCGGAAGCGCGGCGCGTGCTCAAGCCGGGTGGGCGCTTCGTGTTCATCGAGCACGTGGCGGCGGAGGGGGGCTCGCGTCTCGCGTGGCAGCGGCGGGTGGAGCCGGTGTGGAAACGCATCGCCGACGGTTGCCACCTGACGCGGCGCACGGGCGAGTCGCTCGAACGGGCCGGCTTCGAGCTCTCCGACGTGAAGCGCGAGAGCATGCGCAAGGCGCTGTCCATCGTGCGGCCCACCTTGCGTGGCGTCGCCCGGAAGAAGCCGTGA
- a CDS encoding NAD(P)H-binding protein, with protein sequence MANIIVTGATGTIGRRVVEGLIDRGASPALLTRNPASAPGGAEVLTGSFEDADSLGRAFAGKDTVVLITPANARADEQAARAIDAAEAAGVRKLVRISALKADPDGPTDNTRQHGRTEAKLAATKLTTVILRPHFFMQNLFMALPTILAQGKIFFGVGDGKLGLVDTRDVSDAAVVAATTDTFDGGTFELTGPASVDYHAVAAAVGRALGREVGYVPVPPEAVAETVRSFGADDWTAGILRDYCAAYARGFGDFVTENVQRITGHAPRSIDDFAREVLAPAARSAA encoded by the coding sequence ATGGCAAACATCATCGTAACGGGAGCCACTGGGACCATTGGTCGCCGGGTGGTGGAAGGACTCATCGACCGCGGCGCCTCCCCGGCGCTGCTCACTCGAAATCCGGCTTCGGCGCCTGGTGGCGCCGAGGTCCTGACGGGCTCCTTCGAGGACGCCGATTCCTTGGGTCGGGCCTTCGCGGGCAAGGACACCGTCGTCTTGATCACGCCGGCCAATGCTCGGGCCGACGAACAAGCGGCCCGCGCGATCGACGCGGCAGAAGCGGCCGGGGTTCGGAAGCTCGTGCGCATCTCGGCGCTCAAGGCAGATCCCGACGGGCCCACCGACAACACCCGGCAGCACGGACGTACGGAAGCGAAGCTCGCGGCAACCAAGCTCACGACCGTGATCCTGCGCCCGCACTTCTTCATGCAGAACCTGTTCATGGCGCTGCCCACGATCCTCGCGCAAGGCAAGATCTTCTTCGGGGTGGGCGACGGCAAGCTCGGCCTGGTCGACACGCGTGACGTATCGGACGCGGCCGTCGTCGCGGCCACTACGGACACCTTCGACGGCGGCACCTTCGAGCTCACGGGCCCCGCGAGCGTCGACTACCACGCCGTGGCTGCTGCCGTGGGGCGCGCCCTGGGTCGCGAGGTGGGCTACGTCCCGGTGCCGCCGGAGGCGGTGGCCGAGACGGTGCGGAGCTTCGGCGCCGACGACTGGACCGCGGGGATCCTGCGGGACTACTGCGCCGCGTACGCGCGCGGCTTCGGCGACTTCGTGACCGAGAACGTGCAGCGCATCACGGGGCACGCGCCGCGGTCCATCGACGACTTCGCGCGTGAAGTGCTGGCGCCCGCCGCACGGAGCGCGGCGTGA
- a CDS encoding serine/threonine protein kinase, with translation MGSVWEAKNELTQRSFAIKLIQVTGGEAEELRQRMLREASAAGRLHHRNVIEVYDVGETESGDPFLVMELLRGETLEALMDRRGRLSTAAVAAIGAEVAKALDAAHEASIVHRDLKPANVFLHQDPDRGIVVKVLDFGVSKVISEESASSTVTGTAVGSPAYMSPEQAMGSRVDHRTDVWSLGVLLYEMASGKGAFDGDTPYAVVAGILQGPLPALLDAAPGADPRLDGIIRRCMVRDPNGRFPGAREVGAELETLLPGRPEVVLEDLEEAPTLARDARDVSQPRIVLPAAPAMTANMPLRQSLPSFESIAIQQPAPETNRMPLLIGIAAGTLVAAGILVFLLISTLHKAPPAPPVAPVVAVSQQPAATPEPAPVASSAPPVVEPAPPTSASEKPPLVKKPAVRVYKPLPACPPDKVFFGPDGKKRCVLPGHVIR, from the coding sequence ATGGGCTCGGTGTGGGAGGCGAAGAACGAGCTCACCCAACGCTCCTTCGCCATCAAGCTGATTCAGGTCACCGGGGGCGAGGCGGAAGAGCTGCGACAGCGCATGCTGCGCGAAGCGAGCGCTGCGGGGCGGCTGCATCACCGCAACGTGATCGAGGTGTACGACGTCGGCGAGACCGAAAGCGGCGATCCCTTCCTGGTGATGGAGCTGCTTCGCGGCGAGACCCTCGAAGCCTTGATGGATCGCCGCGGGCGCTTGAGCACCGCCGCCGTCGCGGCCATTGGTGCGGAGGTCGCCAAGGCGCTGGACGCGGCCCACGAGGCCAGCATCGTCCACCGGGATCTGAAGCCGGCCAACGTGTTCCTGCATCAGGATCCCGACCGCGGCATCGTGGTCAAGGTCCTCGATTTCGGCGTCAGCAAGGTGATCAGCGAAGAGAGCGCGTCCTCGACGGTGACGGGGACCGCCGTCGGTTCCCCCGCGTACATGTCGCCGGAACAGGCCATGGGGTCGCGGGTGGATCACCGCACGGACGTGTGGTCCTTGGGCGTGCTGCTCTACGAGATGGCCAGCGGCAAAGGCGCCTTCGACGGCGACACTCCCTATGCGGTCGTGGCCGGCATTCTCCAGGGCCCCCTCCCCGCCCTGCTCGACGCCGCGCCCGGAGCCGATCCGAGGCTTGACGGCATCATCCGCCGCTGCATGGTGCGCGACCCGAACGGTCGCTTCCCGGGTGCTCGAGAGGTGGGCGCCGAGCTCGAGACGCTCTTGCCCGGCCGTCCGGAGGTCGTGCTCGAAGACCTGGAAGAAGCGCCGACCCTCGCCCGCGACGCGCGGGACGTATCCCAGCCGCGCATCGTGCTCCCAGCGGCGCCGGCAATGACGGCGAACATGCCCCTGCGCCAGAGCCTGCCGAGCTTCGAGTCCATCGCCATCCAACAGCCGGCTCCAGAGACCAACCGCATGCCGCTGCTCATCGGCATCGCGGCCGGCACGCTGGTCGCGGCGGGGATCCTCGTTTTCCTGCTGATCTCCACGCTGCACAAGGCGCCGCCGGCGCCGCCCGTCGCTCCCGTGGTCGCCGTCAGCCAACAGCCCGCTGCCACGCCGGAGCCCGCGCCGGTGGCATCGAGCGCGCCACCGGTGGTGGAGCCCGCGCCGCCCACCAGCGCGTCGGAGAAGCCTCCGCTGGTGAAGAAGCCCGCGGTGCGCGTCTACAAGCCGCTGCCGGCGTGCCCGCCGGACAAGGTGTTCTTCGGACCGGACGGCAAGAAGCGCTGCGTGCTCCCGGGGCACGTCATCCGTTAG
- a CDS encoding PEGA domain-containing protein, whose protein sequence is MRWVWALGLVLLFSSAARAQDETPDPYQSAYDAASGLAAEGKWKEAAEGFRQAVRLRPTAVGLFNLAQAERNAGQLTEARRDFERAQASARDEGATDVEHLAASALAALEQQIPKLRVRAPEGATVTLDGEEVDASRSVELTTGSHRVEVRVAGKPPFVREVTARSGQTVEVVARFPKPIPSPEPKVAPPPPPRTVSSAGPPTGAVISLGVGAAAMVAGVVFHLRRNEKLSDAAADCIRQGNGWSCPPALEHDPAHQEAKDQASSAELARNVLFGVGAAAALTGGVWWALSSGKERTQVAITPTSARLRMAF, encoded by the coding sequence ATGCGTTGGGTCTGGGCGCTCGGCTTGGTGCTTCTGTTTTCGAGCGCCGCCCGGGCCCAAGACGAGACGCCGGATCCCTATCAAAGCGCCTACGACGCGGCGTCCGGCCTCGCGGCAGAGGGCAAGTGGAAGGAAGCGGCGGAGGGCTTTCGTCAGGCCGTCAGGCTGCGCCCGACGGCCGTGGGCCTGTTCAACCTGGCTCAGGCCGAGCGCAACGCGGGTCAGCTGACGGAAGCGCGACGGGACTTCGAGCGCGCGCAGGCCAGCGCGCGGGACGAGGGCGCGACGGACGTGGAGCACTTGGCGGCTTCGGCCCTCGCGGCCCTCGAGCAGCAGATCCCGAAGCTCCGGGTACGCGCGCCGGAGGGCGCCACGGTGACCTTGGACGGCGAGGAGGTGGACGCGTCGCGCAGCGTCGAGCTCACGACCGGCTCGCATCGCGTGGAGGTGCGCGTCGCGGGCAAGCCGCCCTTCGTGCGGGAGGTCACGGCGCGGAGCGGACAGACCGTCGAGGTAGTGGCGCGCTTCCCGAAGCCGATACCGTCGCCCGAGCCCAAGGTCGCCCCGCCACCGCCACCGCGCACCGTGAGCTCCGCGGGGCCTCCCACCGGAGCGGTGATCAGCCTGGGCGTGGGGGCCGCGGCCATGGTCGCCGGCGTCGTGTTCCACTTGCGACGCAACGAGAAGCTGTCGGACGCCGCGGCGGATTGCATTCGGCAGGGCAACGGATGGTCGTGCCCTCCGGCGCTGGAGCACGATCCGGCACACCAGGAAGCCAAAGATCAGGCGAGCTCGGCGGAGCTGGCGCGCAACGTGCTCTTCGGCGTGGGCGCCGCCGCTGCGCTCACCGGCGGCGTGTGGTGGGCGCTCTCTTCCGGCAAGGAGCGCACGCAGGTGGCCATCACGCCCACTTCCGCCCGGCTCCGCATGGCGTTCTGA
- a CDS encoding serine/threonine protein kinase produces the protein MPIELAPTDESLSALARHELPSASVAGVRYQMGKMLGAGAMGIAYFGMRVAADGKSPVVVKLLRPEYVLEAGPTAAMIVEKEAVALARLNGRVPPTPFVVRMLDSGTVRVSREGREFDLPWLAIEYVHGGAEGTTLSERVVYSVEHTGHAFGPGRAALAVGAIASGLEAVHDVGVVHRDLTPNNVLCCGFGEDEIFKIADFGLARPVGMSATFGGIVVGTVGYAPPEQAALDDRRIGTWSDVFTFAVDVYFMLTGRAYFPAKTPLDMLRQARSEKRLSITESPLLSPDLAADAAACRGIDAALAQATAPRPEERPASAQLFASTVLPFLKSAARRSATRTGAERRAESIAPSRTPGAVGWHWTLRHHASGDRVVRSVAWDGDGRCLAATSEGLAFWNGTSWQDAFAEGLPDPRGVRFVHRVSAGNWLIGGDASTLATFSSSGVSDVVRGPVATESFSVADGDFSDLAVVVGVRPEHSPVLYTLSSRRWLKPLSFSKAATVSALARVADDRWLITGRKHDGSGFLARFQPLNWDVELLDVPQVRALLACAARIDRQHGLAVGSDGLTVTVTPDSVRAQRLNGAPDLSAAAVDAAGRSWAAGAHAIWVTEAVGLAPWERVWHDEALIAPIISLYADVGVVVAMMADGSIVEGRWLAT, from the coding sequence GTGCCCATCGAGCTTGCACCGACGGATGAATCGCTCTCGGCGCTGGCGCGCCACGAGCTGCCTTCGGCGTCCGTTGCGGGCGTGCGCTACCAGATGGGGAAGATGCTCGGGGCCGGGGCCATGGGCATCGCCTACTTCGGCATGCGCGTGGCCGCGGATGGCAAGTCGCCGGTCGTGGTCAAGTTGCTCCGGCCCGAGTACGTGTTGGAGGCCGGGCCCACGGCAGCGATGATCGTGGAGAAAGAAGCCGTCGCCCTCGCGCGTCTGAACGGCCGCGTCCCACCCACGCCCTTCGTGGTGCGCATGTTGGACTCGGGTACGGTGCGCGTGAGCCGCGAAGGGCGCGAGTTCGATCTACCTTGGCTCGCCATCGAGTACGTCCACGGCGGCGCGGAGGGAACCACGCTCTCCGAGCGGGTGGTGTACAGCGTCGAGCACACCGGCCACGCCTTCGGCCCCGGCCGCGCGGCGCTGGCGGTGGGCGCCATTGCCAGCGGTCTGGAGGCGGTCCACGACGTGGGCGTCGTGCACCGCGATCTGACGCCGAACAACGTGCTCTGCTGCGGTTTCGGCGAGGACGAGATCTTCAAGATTGCCGACTTCGGCCTGGCGCGACCGGTGGGCATGTCGGCGACCTTCGGCGGCATCGTGGTGGGCACCGTGGGCTACGCCCCGCCCGAGCAGGCGGCCCTGGACGACCGCCGCATCGGCACCTGGAGCGACGTGTTCACCTTCGCCGTGGACGTCTACTTCATGCTCACCGGCCGAGCGTATTTCCCCGCCAAGACCCCGCTGGACATGCTGCGCCAGGCGCGCTCGGAAAAGCGCCTGAGCATCACGGAGTCACCGCTCTTGTCCCCGGACCTCGCGGCGGACGCGGCGGCGTGCCGCGGGATCGACGCCGCGTTGGCCCAGGCCACCGCGCCGCGGCCGGAAGAACGCCCCGCGAGCGCCCAGCTGTTCGCCTCCACGGTGCTGCCGTTTCTGAAGAGCGCGGCGCGCCGCAGCGCCACGCGCACCGGCGCCGAGCGTCGGGCCGAGAGCATCGCGCCGTCCCGTACGCCGGGGGCCGTCGGCTGGCACTGGACGCTCCGCCACCATGCCAGCGGGGATCGCGTGGTGCGCAGCGTGGCTTGGGACGGCGACGGCCGCTGTCTCGCGGCCACCAGCGAGGGTCTCGCGTTCTGGAACGGCACCAGCTGGCAAGACGCGTTCGCAGAGGGGTTGCCGGATCCCCGCGGCGTTCGCTTCGTCCACCGCGTGTCGGCGGGCAACTGGCTCATCGGTGGGGACGCCAGCACGCTGGCCACGTTCTCGAGCAGCGGTGTATCCGACGTGGTGCGCGGTCCCGTCGCCACCGAGAGCTTCAGCGTGGCAGACGGAGACTTCTCCGATCTCGCGGTGGTCGTCGGCGTACGCCCCGAGCACTCGCCGGTGCTCTACACGCTGAGCTCCCGGCGCTGGCTCAAGCCGCTCTCCTTCAGCAAGGCCGCCACGGTATCGGCGCTCGCGAGGGTCGCGGATGATCGCTGGCTCATCACCGGTCGCAAGCACGACGGCTCCGGATTCTTGGCGCGCTTTCAACCGCTGAACTGGGACGTGGAGCTTCTGGACGTGCCTCAGGTTCGCGCGCTCCTGGCCTGCGCTGCGCGCATCGACCGCCAGCACGGCCTGGCCGTGGGCAGCGACGGCCTCACGGTGACGGTGACGCCGGACTCGGTGCGGGCGCAGCGCCTGAACGGTGCGCCGGATCTCAGCGCAGCCGCCGTGGACGCTGCCGGTCGCTCCTGGGCCGCGGGCGCCCACGCCATCTGGGTGACGGAAGCCGTGGGTCTCGCGCCGTGGGAGCGCGTGTGGCACGACGAAGCGCTGATCGCGCCGATCATCAGCCTGTACGCCGACGTCGGCGTGGTGGTGGCGATGATGGCCGATGGCAGCATCGTGGAAGGCCGCTGGCTCGCCACGTGA
- a CDS encoding glutathione S-transferase family protein: MPHYKLVSFDLCPFVQRSVITLNEKNVKFDIEYIDLANKPEWFLAISPLGKVPVLVVDEKKVLFESAVINEYLDEVTEGRMLPEDPLERAYGRAWIEFSSNLVMDAYRMQMAKDEAGAKEHLAKVRDKLGKLEAMLPDEGPYFYGKELSLVDSSAAPALQRLSWCEKLRPELTVFDGFEKVTRWRDALLARESVKRSTVADIEDRFHAYVKRGEAWLANG; this comes from the coding sequence ATGCCGCATTACAAGCTCGTCAGCTTCGATCTGTGCCCCTTCGTCCAGCGCAGCGTGATCACGCTCAACGAAAAGAACGTGAAGTTCGACATCGAGTACATCGATCTGGCGAACAAGCCGGAGTGGTTCTTGGCCATCTCCCCGCTGGGCAAGGTGCCGGTGTTGGTGGTCGACGAAAAGAAGGTGCTGTTCGAGTCGGCGGTGATCAACGAGTACCTGGACGAGGTCACCGAGGGACGCATGCTGCCCGAGGACCCGCTGGAGCGCGCGTACGGCCGCGCTTGGATCGAGTTCTCGTCCAACTTGGTGATGGACGCCTATCGCATGCAGATGGCGAAGGACGAAGCGGGCGCCAAGGAGCACCTGGCCAAGGTGCGTGACAAGCTCGGGAAGCTCGAAGCGATGCTCCCGGACGAGGGTCCGTACTTTTACGGCAAGGAGCTCTCGCTGGTGGATTCTTCCGCGGCTCCGGCGCTGCAGCGGCTCTCGTGGTGCGAGAAGCTCCGCCCGGAGCTGACCGTCTTCGACGGCTTCGAGAAGGTCACGCGCTGGCGCGATGCGCTCTTGGCGCGGGAGTCCGTGAAGCGATCCACGGTGGCCGACATCGAGGATCGCTTCCACGCCTACGTGAAGCGCGGCGAAGCGTGGCTCGCTAACGGATGA
- a CDS encoding penicillin-insensitive murein endopeptidase — protein MRAALGCALAACFVACAREPASSPARPVAFPPPPVLTSAPLAAPSALPSPPVAEPQATEGYAGAEDEPVDDGEPLDDVPPPLSAPPKPHPLEGWSEADIEKQLREDASVLGSMSVGRPGAGALINGVQLPESDAWQRVDAAHEWGTQETVDYLTEAIGVVRKQFPDSHPLFVGHISARHGGHLSPHISHQSGRDVDISFYYDDPDSTHWYARATTKNLDRARTWAFVRALITHTDVQLILADYSVQNMLKEYALGIGEDPAWVEGLFKGVPGKFRPLIVYAKGHATHLHIRFFNPIAQETARRAHRALLALDRIKPPVYYITHKVKKGETLGMLARKYGVSVREIQQANHLKNTVIVAKHEYKIPRKGGVSAPPRVVVPPRRLPPHPPRPKSESAKN, from the coding sequence ATGCGCGCTGCCTTGGGCTGTGCGTTGGCTGCGTGCTTCGTGGCCTGCGCTCGCGAGCCGGCTTCGTCGCCCGCACGTCCCGTGGCGTTTCCACCGCCGCCCGTGCTGACGAGCGCGCCGCTGGCCGCCCCCAGCGCGTTGCCCTCGCCTCCCGTGGCCGAGCCCCAAGCAACGGAAGGCTATGCCGGTGCCGAAGACGAGCCGGTGGACGATGGCGAGCCCCTCGACGACGTGCCCCCGCCGCTGTCCGCGCCCCCCAAGCCGCACCCCCTGGAAGGCTGGAGCGAGGCGGACATCGAGAAGCAGCTCCGGGAAGATGCGAGCGTCCTCGGCTCCATGTCCGTGGGGCGCCCCGGCGCCGGCGCCCTCATCAACGGCGTGCAGCTGCCCGAGAGCGACGCCTGGCAGCGCGTGGATGCCGCCCACGAGTGGGGCACCCAGGAGACCGTCGACTACCTGACAGAAGCCATCGGTGTGGTGCGCAAGCAGTTCCCCGACTCGCATCCGCTGTTCGTCGGTCACATCAGCGCGCGCCACGGCGGTCACCTGAGCCCCCACATCAGTCATCAATCCGGCCGCGACGTGGACATCAGCTTCTACTACGACGACCCGGACTCCACGCACTGGTACGCCCGCGCCACGACCAAGAACCTCGACCGCGCTCGCACCTGGGCCTTCGTCCGGGCGCTGATCACGCACACGGACGTGCAGCTCATCCTCGCGGACTACTCCGTGCAGAACATGCTCAAGGAGTATGCCCTGGGCATCGGGGAAGACCCGGCCTGGGTAGAAGGCCTGTTCAAGGGCGTCCCCGGCAAGTTCCGGCCGCTCATCGTGTACGCCAAGGGCCACGCCACGCACCTGCACATTCGCTTCTTCAATCCCATCGCCCAAGAGACGGCCCGTCGCGCGCACCGCGCGCTGCTCGCTCTCGATCGCATCAAGCCGCCCGTCTACTACATCACGCACAAGGTGAAGAAGGGCGAGACCCTGGGCATGCTGGCGAGGAAGTACGGCGTCTCGGTGCGCGAGATCCAGCAGGCCAATCACCTGAAGAACACCGTCATCGTGGCCAAGCACGAGTACAAGATCCCGCGCAAGGGTGGCGTGAGCGCGCCGCCCCGCGTGGTGGTGCCGCCGCGACGCCTACCGCCGCATCCGCCCCGGCCCAAATCCGAGAGCGCCAAGAACTGA
- a CDS encoding NAD(P)H-binding protein, which produces MRVCIVGASGKLGKYMIQHALDRGYEVVAVCREQSVDKLAAFADRITIVPGQTDDRDVIRRAVAGVDAVLTVLVPWGMQHYASGTAQAVLDFAPPDARLIFSCGWHITRDGKDVYSRKLTTLVKVFRWVGRLTRVVDIDDQVEATRRIFESDTRWTVVRGSDLEEGESQGLPVWSRHVGDPVLADNLTRRVDFALFMVDAITNDALIREAPAIVGRLTPSARSRHLEGLGRGGGNHVPGRALHPAENEVGARSQG; this is translated from the coding sequence ATGAGAGTCTGCATCGTCGGCGCATCCGGAAAGCTCGGGAAGTACATGATCCAGCACGCCCTGGACCGGGGGTACGAGGTGGTGGCGGTGTGCCGGGAGCAGAGCGTAGACAAGCTCGCCGCCTTCGCCGATCGCATCACCATCGTGCCCGGCCAAACCGACGACCGAGACGTGATCCGCCGGGCCGTGGCCGGCGTGGACGCCGTGCTCACGGTGCTCGTGCCCTGGGGCATGCAGCACTATGCCTCCGGCACGGCCCAGGCCGTGCTGGACTTCGCGCCGCCGGACGCGCGTCTGATCTTCTCCTGTGGTTGGCACATCACGCGGGACGGCAAGGACGTGTACTCGCGAAAGCTCACCACCCTCGTCAAGGTGTTCCGCTGGGTCGGACGCCTCACTCGCGTGGTCGACATCGACGATCAGGTGGAAGCGACGCGTCGGATCTTCGAGAGCGACACGCGTTGGACCGTCGTCCGGGGCAGTGATCTGGAAGAGGGCGAGAGCCAGGGCCTGCCGGTGTGGAGCCGCCACGTGGGCGACCCCGTGCTCGCGGACAACCTCACCCGCCGCGTGGACTTCGCGCTGTTCATGGTAGACGCCATCACGAACGACGCGCTGATCCGCGAGGCGCCCGCCATCGTGGGGCGCCTCACGCCGTCCGCACGGTCACGGCACCTGGAAGGCCTTGGCAGGGGCGGAGGAAACCACGTCCCCGGTCGGGCCCTTCACCCAGCCGAAAACGAAGTAGGAGCCCGTAGCCAGGGGTGA
- a CDS encoding LysR family transcriptional regulator — MAKAAPDLNDVALFVDVVKAGSFSKAAAGRGVPVSTVSRRVARLEQSLGTRLLERTTRRLNLTDVGKSYFQHAERGLEELSQGSRQVLELHAQPRGRVRITAAVSMGPMVTETLQSYLLATPEVSIEIDLTERTIDLAGEGYDIAIRAGSVGSDDVIARQISQSARQLFASAAYLERKGRPKRLSDLPKHDLIALRTTETGASWELFDRRGKKHRVGFQPRLTVNEMMASRHAAIAGIGIALLPAAEKRAGLERVLPGFSGSVGGLWLVYPAERTLTAAVRSCVDHLRVALATG, encoded by the coding sequence ATGGCAAAAGCGGCTCCGGACCTCAACGACGTGGCGCTGTTCGTGGATGTGGTGAAGGCGGGGAGCTTCTCCAAAGCTGCGGCCGGGCGCGGGGTGCCGGTGTCGACCGTGAGCCGACGGGTGGCGCGGCTCGAGCAGAGCTTGGGGACGCGGCTCCTCGAGCGCACCACGCGGCGGCTGAATCTCACGGACGTCGGCAAGAGCTACTTCCAGCATGCGGAGCGGGGACTCGAAGAGCTGTCGCAGGGCAGCCGGCAGGTACTGGAGCTGCACGCGCAGCCGCGCGGTCGCGTGCGCATCACGGCCGCCGTGAGTATGGGGCCGATGGTGACGGAAACGCTCCAGAGCTACTTGTTGGCCACGCCCGAGGTCAGCATCGAGATCGATCTCACGGAGCGAACCATCGACCTTGCGGGTGAGGGGTACGACATCGCGATCCGCGCCGGCAGCGTGGGCAGTGACGACGTGATTGCTCGTCAGATCTCGCAGTCAGCCCGCCAGTTGTTCGCGAGCGCGGCGTACCTCGAGCGCAAGGGTCGACCGAAGCGCCTCTCGGACTTGCCCAAGCACGATCTCATCGCGCTGCGTACCACCGAGACCGGTGCCTCGTGGGAGCTCTTCGACCGGCGCGGCAAGAAGCATCGGGTGGGGTTCCAGCCTCGCCTGACGGTGAACGAGATGATGGCCTCGCGGCACGCTGCCATCGCGGGGATCGGCATTGCGCTGTTGCCGGCCGCGGAGAAGCGGGCAGGGCTCGAACGAGTGCTCCCCGGCTTTTCGGGATCCGTCGGCGGCCTGTGGCTGGTGTACCCGGCCGAGCGAACCCTGACGGCCGCCGTGCGCTCCTGTGTGGACCACCTGCGCGTCGCGTTGGCCACGGGTTGA